The Tenebrio molitor chromosome 5, icTenMoli1.1, whole genome shotgun sequence genome has a segment encoding these proteins:
- the LOC138131577 gene encoding brachyurin-like: MKAVILVLCASLIWVQAAQIKSRRNGGRIVGGEVAMPGQFRFAAAIYIVTADSTYFCAGSLIMLQWILTAGQCVDGALLFNIRLGNTKLSTDDPNMLLLATETYFLHPDYDPLTLRNDIGLIKLRMQVFFTDYIGPTSVLKNGHIEDGASVLTVGWGQTSDEVAGLSDDLRYANLVTLTHEECLAAFGTQVNEDMLCVAGNYNEGTCRGDLGSPLVEYVGPLIFAVGVSSFISSNGCESPDPSGYTRTRPYFEWIMNTTRSN, encoded by the exons ATGAAAGCTGTTATACTCGTGTTGTGCGCCTCTTTGATTTGGGTCCAAGCTGCTCAAATCAAATCAAGAAGAAATG GAGGACGAATCGTGGGTGGAGAGGTTGCAATGCCAGGTCAATTCCGTTTTGCTGCAGCCATCTACATTGTTACTGCCGATAGCACATATTTCTGTGCGGGTTCTCTTATAATGCTGCAATGGATCCTAACTGCTGGTCAGTGTGTTGAtgg AGCTTTGTTGTTTAACATTCGTCTTGGAAATACCAAGTTGAGTACTGACGATCCAAACATGTTACTATTGGCCACGGAAACTTATTTCTTGCATCCTGACTACGATCCGCTTACTTTGAGGAATGATATTGGTCTCATTAAATTACGCATGCAAGTATTTTTCACCG atTACATCGGGCCCACGAGCGTTTTGAAAAATGGTCACATCGAAGACGGTGCCTCCGTTCTTACCGTTGGCTGGGGACAAACATCCGATG AAGTCGCTGGATTATCTGATGACCTTCGCTACGCCAATTTAGTCACTCTTACTCATGAAGAATGCTTGGCTGCTTTTGGCACTCAAGTTAACGAAGACATGCTTTGTGTCGCGGGAAATTATAACGAGGGCACGTGTAGG GGTGACCTTGGCAGCCCTTTGGTTGAATATGTGGGTCCCTTGATTTTCGCCGTCGGAGTTTCGAGTTTTATAAGCTCAAACGGTTGTGAAAGCCCAGATCCGTCAGGATATACAAGGACACGTCCATATTTTGAATGGATAATGAACACTACACGTAGCAATTAA
- the LOC138130807 gene encoding brachyurin-like: MMNTVTFGLCIFIILVQAVQIKSRQNDRQGIEESNRMMQRKVPGGRIIGGAVADPGQLPFATAIYKTTADNSTLFCTGAITNPRWIITAGQCVDGALSFTIRVGSNKLNSDDPNAITLTTQTYFLHPDYDAATLANDIGLIKLRMPLSYNNYIWPVTLLAGSELPDSTSVLTYGWGQTSDEATGLVDELNYVNLVTLSNDECKLAYGDQVNENMVCVAGDTNEGICKGDLGSPLIQYGESLTYHVGVATFISSNGCESTDPSGFTRTWPYAMWIINTTFYN, from the exons ATGATGAACACCGTTACATTCGGGTTGTGTATCTTTATAATCCTGGTCCAAGCagtccaaattaaatcaagaCAAAATGATAGACAAGGAATTGAAGAATCAAATCGTATGATGCAAAGAAAAGTTCCAGGAGGACGAATCATCGGTGGAGCAGTAGCAGACCCAGGTCAATTACCTTTCGCTACAGCCATATACAAAACAACTGCCGATAATAGCACCCTGTTCTGTACCGGTGCTATCACCAACCCTCGATGGATCATAACTGCTGGTCAATGTGTTGAtgg TGCTTTGTCGTTTACCATTCGTGTTGGATCCAATAAATTGAATTCTGATGATCCGAATGCCATAACATTGACCACGCAGACTTATTTTCTGCATCCTGACTACGATGCAGCCACTTTAGCCAATGATATTGGTCTTATTAAACTGCGGATGCCTCTATCATACAACA actACATCTGGCCTGTCACTCTTTTGGCAGGGTCCGAACTTCCCGATTCTACTTCCGTTCTCACTTACGGTTGGGGACAAACATCTGATG AAGCCACAGGACTGGTTGATGAGCTTAATTACGTCAATTTGGTTACTCTTAGTAACGACGAATGCAAATTAGCTTATGGTGATCAAGTCAATGAGAACATGGTCTGTGTTGCGGGAGATACTAACGAGGGCATTTGCAAA GGTGACCTAGGCAGTCCTTTGATCCAATATGGAGAGTCTTTGACGTACCACGTCGGGGTTGCGACTTTCATAAGCTCGAATGGTTGTGAAAGCACGGATCCGTCGGGATTTACAAGAACATGGCCATATGCTATGTGGATAATCAATACTacattttacaattaa
- the LOC138131060 gene encoding brachyurin-like, with product MMKATTFVLCISLFWIEAAQIKSRKLGGRIIGGEEANAGQFPFAAAIYKSTADGRFFCGGAVAQPQWIITAGQCVDGALLFTIRLGSNNLNADDPNVLLLSTETYFLHPDYDPLTLSNDYGLIRLRMPITFTEYIWAASFLSANPLPAGAEVLTVGWGQTSDETAGLVDDLRYVNLVTLSNEECRMVFGNQVNDNMVCVAGNNNEGTCRGDLGSPLIQYVGPMVFNVGVASFISSNGCESSDPSGFTRTYSYFDWIHNVTSNNT from the exons ATGATGAAAGCTACTACATTTGTGTTGTGCATCTCTCTGTTTTGGATTGAAGCAGCTCAAATCAAGTCAAGAAAATTGG GAGGACGAATCATTGGTGGAGAAGAAGCGAACGCAGGTCAATTTCCTTTTGCTGCAGCCATTTACAAAAGCACTGCCGATGGAAGATTTTTCTGTGGTGGTGCCGTTGCACAGCCCCAATGGATCATAACAGCAGGTCAATGTGTTGACGG TGCTTTGTTGTTTACAATTCGTCTTGGATCAAATAATTTGAATGCTGACGATCCGAATGTCTTACTTTTGTCCACGGAAACTTATTTCTTGCACCCTGATTACGATCCACTCACTTTGAGCAACGATTATGGTCTCATTAGACTCCGGATGCCCATAACATTCACCG agTACATTTGGGCTGCAAGTTTCTTATCAGCTAATCCACTTCCAGCAGGTGCCGAAGTCCTTACTGTAGGTTGGGGACAAACATCTGACG AGACTGCCGGACTAGTTGATGACCTCCGCTATGTCAATTTGGTCACCCTTAGTAACGAGGAGTGCAGAATGGTTTTTGGGAATCAAGTTAACGACAACATGGTCTGTGTTGCGGGAAATAACAACGAGGGCACTTGCAGA GGAGATCTTGGCAGTCCTTTGATCCAATACGTAGGTCCCATGGTTTTCAACGTGGGGGTTGCGAGCTTTATAAGCTCAAACGGTTGTGAAAGCTCGGATCCGTCAGGATTCACAAGGACATATTCGTATTTTGACTGGATACATAACGTTACAAGTAACAACACTTAA
- the LOC138130814 gene encoding brachyurin-like: MMKAVTLVLCIFLTCVQAAQIKQIEGRIIGGEVANAGQFPFAASIYKRTSDGTFFCTGTILYSQWIITAGQCVDGALLFTIRVGSNKLNSDDPNALTLATDTYFLHPDYDPTTLSNDIGLIKLRMRLSYNDYIFSVSLLAGSELPDAAPIVTFGWGQTSDETAGLVDDLNYVDLVTLSNEECTLAFGNQVNENMVCVAGNNNQGICRGDLGSPLIQYSGYLTYHVGVASFISSNGCESTDPSGFTRTWPYARWIINTTYYN; encoded by the exons ATGATGAAAGCAGTTACTCTCGTGTTGTGTATCTTTCTAACTTGTGTCCAAGCCGCACAAATCAAACAAATCG AAGGAAGAATCATCGGTGGAGAAGTAGCAAACGCAGGTCAATTCCCTTTTGCTGCATCCATCTACAAAAGAACTTCAGATGGTACATTTTTCTGTACCGGTACAATTCTTTATTCTCAATGGATCATAACTGCTGGTCAGTGTGTCGATGG AGCTTTGTTGTTTACCATTCGTGTTGGAtctaacaaattaaattctgATGATCCGAATGCCTTAACATTAGCCACGGACACTTATTTTCTGCATCCTGACTACGATCCAACTACTTTGAGTAACGATATTGGTCTCATTAAACTGCGGATGCGTCTATCATACAATG ATTACATCTTTTCTGTCAGTCTTTTGGCAGGTTCTGAACTTCCCGATGCTGCCCCCATTGTCACTTTCGGTTGGGGGCAAACATCTGATG AAACTGCTGGACTAGTGGATGACCTTAACTACGTCGACTTGGTTACTCTTAGTAACGAAGAATGCACATTAGCTTTTGGGAATCAAGTGAATGAGAATATGGTTTGTGTCGCGGGAAATAATAATCAGGGCATTTGTAGA GGTGACCTTGGTAGTCCTTTGATTCAATACTCTGGTTATTTGACGTATCACGTCGGAGTGGCGAGTTTCATAAGCTCGAATGGTTGTGAAAGCACGGATCCGTCAGGATTTACAAGAACATGGCCATATGCCAGATGGATAATCAATACTACTtattacaattaa
- the LOC138130810 gene encoding brachyurin-like isoform X2 — protein sequence MEHCSMYQLLTMMNTVTLVLCIFIILVQAVQIKSRQHDIQGIEESNHMMQRKVAGGRIIGGAVADPGQFPYATAIYTTSNNSTLFCTGALTNPRWIITAGQCVDGALSFTIRVGSNKLNSDDPNAITLTTQTYFLHPDYNPATFANDIGLIKLRMPLSYNDHVWSVDLLAGSELPDSTSVLTYGWGQTSDEATGLVDDLNYVDLVTLSNEECKLAFGDQVNENMVCVAGDTNEGICKRLFRVTLAVL from the exons ATGGAACATTGTTCAATGTATCAGTTGCTAACAATGATGAATACCGTTACACTCGTGTTGTGTATCTTTATAATCCTGGTCCAAGCagtccaaattaaatcaagacaacatgatatacaaggaATTGAGGAATCAAATCATATGATGCAAAGAAAAGTTGCCGGAGGACGAATCATCGGTGGAGCAGTAGCAGACCCAGGTCAATTTCCTTACGCTACAGCAATATACACAACTTCCAATAATAGCACACTTTTCTGTACCGGTGCTCTCACCAACCCTCGATGGATCATAACTGCTGGTCAATGTGTTGATGG TGCTTTGTCGTTTACCATTCGTGTTGGATCCAATAAATTGAATTCTGATGACCCGAATGCCATAACATTGACCACGCAGACTTATTTCCTGCATCCTGACTACAATCCAGCCACTTTTGCGAATGATATTGGTCTCATTAAACTGCGGATGCCTCTATCATACAACg atCACGTCTGGTCTGTCGATCTTTTGGCAGGGTCCGAACTTCCCGATTCTACTTCCGTTCTCACTTACGGTTGGGGACAAACATCTGATG AAGCCACTGGACTGGTTGATGACCTTAATTATGTCGATTTGGTTACACTTAGTAACGAAGAATGCAAATTAGCTTTTGGTGATCAAGTCAATGAGAACATGGTCTGTGTTGCGGGAGATACTAACGAGGGAATTTGCAAA CGGCTTTTCAGGGTGACCTTGGCAGTCCTTTAA
- the LOC138130810 gene encoding brachyurin-like isoform X1 produces MEHCSMYQLLTMMNTVTLVLCIFIILVQAVQIKSRQHDIQGIEESNHMMQRKVAGGRIIGGAVADPGQFPYATAIYTTSNNSTLFCTGALTNPRWIITAGQCVDGALSFTIRVGSNKLNSDDPNAITLTTQTYFLHPDYNPATFANDIGLIKLRMPLSYNDHVWSVDLLAGSELPDSTSVLTYGWGQTSDEATGLVDDLNYVDLVTLSNEECKLAFGDQVNENMVCVAGDTNEGICKGDLGSPLIQRVDLLTYHVGVATFISSNGCESNDPSGFTRTWPYAMWIINTTYYN; encoded by the exons ATGGAACATTGTTCAATGTATCAGTTGCTAACAATGATGAATACCGTTACACTCGTGTTGTGTATCTTTATAATCCTGGTCCAAGCagtccaaattaaatcaagacaacatgatatacaaggaATTGAGGAATCAAATCATATGATGCAAAGAAAAGTTGCCGGAGGACGAATCATCGGTGGAGCAGTAGCAGACCCAGGTCAATTTCCTTACGCTACAGCAATATACACAACTTCCAATAATAGCACACTTTTCTGTACCGGTGCTCTCACCAACCCTCGATGGATCATAACTGCTGGTCAATGTGTTGATGG TGCTTTGTCGTTTACCATTCGTGTTGGATCCAATAAATTGAATTCTGATGACCCGAATGCCATAACATTGACCACGCAGACTTATTTCCTGCATCCTGACTACAATCCAGCCACTTTTGCGAATGATATTGGTCTCATTAAACTGCGGATGCCTCTATCATACAACg atCACGTCTGGTCTGTCGATCTTTTGGCAGGGTCCGAACTTCCCGATTCTACTTCCGTTCTCACTTACGGTTGGGGACAAACATCTGATG AAGCCACTGGACTGGTTGATGACCTTAATTATGTCGATTTGGTTACACTTAGTAACGAAGAATGCAAATTAGCTTTTGGTGATCAAGTCAATGAGAACATGGTCTGTGTTGCGGGAGATACTAACGAGGGAATTTGCAAA GGTGACCTTGGCAGTCCTTTAATTCAACGTGTAGATCTTTTGACGTACCACGTCGGGGTTGCAACTTTCATAAGCTCGAATGGTTGTGAAAGCAACGATCCATCTGGATTTACAAGAACATGGCCATATGCTATGTGGATAATCAACACAACTTATTACAATTAA
- the LOC138131071 gene encoding brachyurin-like: MKAVILVLCASLIWVQAAQIKSRRNGGRIVGGEVATPGQFPFAAAIYIVTADNTYFCAGTLIMLQWILTAGQCVNGALLFTIRLGNTKLSTDDPNMLLLATETYFLHPDYDPVTLSNDIGLIKLRMRVYFTEYIGPTSVLKNGHIEDGASVLTVGWGQTSDEVAGLSDDLRYANLVTLSHEECLAAFGTQVNEDMLCVAGNYNEGTCRGDLGSPLVEYVGPRIFAVGVSSFISSNGCESSDPSGYTRTRPYFEWILNTTRGN; this comes from the exons ATGAAAGCTGTTATACTCGTGTTGTGCGCCTCTTTGATTTGGGTCCAAGCTGCTCAAATTAAATCAAGAAGAAATG GAGGACGAATCGTTGGTGGAGAAGTAGCAACCCCAGGTCAATTCCCTTTTGCGGCAGCTATTTACATTGTTACTGCCGATAACACATATTTCTGTGCGGGTACTCTTATAATGCTGCAATGGATCCTAACTGCTGGTCAGTGTGTTAAtgg AGCTTTGTTGTTTACCATTCGTCTTGGAAATACTAAGTTGAGTACTGACGATCCAAATATGTTACTGTTGGCCACGGAAACTTATTTCTTGCATCCTGACTATGATCCGGTTACTTTGAGCAATGATATTGGTCTTATTAAATTGCGGATGAGAGTATATTTCACCG aatACATCGGGCCCACGAGCGTTTTGAAAAATGGTCACATCGAAGACGGTGCCTCCGTTCTTACCGTTGGCTGGGGACAAACATCTGACG AGGTCGCTGGATTATCTGATGACCTTCGCTACGCCAATTTAGTCACTCTTAGTCATGAAGAATGCTTGGCTGCTTTTGGCACTCAAGTTAACGAAGACATGCTTTGTGTCGCTGGAAATTATAACGAGGGCACGTGTAGG GGTGACCTTGGCAGCCCTTTGGTTGAATATGTGGGTCCCAGAATTTTCGCCGTCGGAGTTTCGAGTTTTATAAGTTCAAACGGTTGTGAAAGCTCAGATCCGTCAGGATATACAAGGACACGTCCATATTTTGAATGGATATTGAACACTACACGTGGCAATTGA
- the LOC138130808 gene encoding brachyurin-like, translating to MMKGVILVLYISLVWVQAAQIRPRQNEGRIIGGELAYTGQFRFAAAIYKSTSDGTFFCGGALMGTRWIVTAGQCVDGGLLFNIRLGANALNDTNAVTVSADTYFLHPDYDPTTLSNDVGLIRLSTSVAYNEKVWPIDFMAYSPLPDNSSVVTLGWGQTSDDGTGLVNDLNYVDLITLSNDECKLAFGNQVNENMVCVKGNSNGGTCKGDLGSPLMRYDNYFGYLVGVSTFISSNGCESSDPSGFTRTYPYADWIKNVTWLS from the exons ATGATGAAAGGCGTTATCCTCGTATTGTACATTTCTCTCGTTTGGGTCCAAGCAGCTCAGATTAGACCAAGACAGAACG AAGGACGAATTATCGGTGGAGAATTAGCATACACAGGACAGTTCCGTTTTGCTGCTGCCATCTACAAAAGTACTTCAGATGGTACTTTCTTCTGTGGCGGCGCTCTTATGGGCACTCGCTGGATCGTAACTGCTGGTCAATGTGTTGATgg TGGCTTATTGTTTAACATTCGTCTTGGAGCGAATGCTCTGAATGATACGAATGCCGTAACCGTATCTGCGGACACTTATTTCTTGCATCCAGACTACGACCCAACTACATTGAGCAACGATGTCGGTCTCATAAGACTATCGACTTCGGTAGCATACAATG AAAAAGTCTGGCCTATCGATTTTATGGCTTACTCTCCGCTTCCTGATAATTCCTCCGTTGTTACACTTGGTTGGGGACAAACATCTGACG ATGGCACTGGACTAGTCAATGACCTCAATTACGTCGATTTGATCACTCTTAGTAACGACGAATGTAAATTGGCATTTGGAAATCAAGTCAACGAGAACATGGTTTGTGTCAAAGGAAATTCTAACGGGGGTACTTGTAAA GGTGATCTTGGTAGTCCCTTGATGCGATACGATAATTATTTCGGTTACCTCGTCGGGGTTTCCACCTTCATCAGCTCAAATGGTTGTGAAAGTTCGGATCCTTCAGGATTTACAAGGACATACCCATATGCTGAttggataaaaaatgttacttggtTATCGTGA
- the LOC138130392 gene encoding uncharacterized protein gives MVIVAKSEREMKEMMRNLEKYVRKKKLEVNVEKTKMMVFSKRKRKNEESEWKWEESKIERVNEFKYLGYTFNERATVRAQVREVVRKANKVVGCVWGIGERMWGGEFGRRIMMFESMVESVLMYGAEIWGWKEQEEVERVQEKYLRWVLGVDRETPGYIVREDCKGSKLRREKKKNADEKEREKYCRRNGYASEEVERVRAEGRWMCAELSERDRDTDKQERRERIRESRYNRECERCVTEDVPVYLGRESTKERKMMARFRCGNEERENKYWMEEEERMCRMCREEKETIERMWRGCAKAPSRGGQHELDG, from the exons ATGGTGATTGTGGCaaagagtgagagagagatgaaagaaatgatgaggaacctggaaaagtatgtgaggaagaaaaagctggaagtgaatgtagagaagacgaaaatgatggtgttcagcaagagaaagaggaagaatGAGGAGAGCGAGTGGAAGTGGGAAGAAAGCAAGATAGAAAGAGTGAACGAGTTTAAGTACTTGGGCTACACCTTCAACGAGAGAGCCACAGTCAGGGCGCAAGTGAGAGAGGTAGTGAGGAAGGCGAACAAGGTAGTTGGATGTGTgtggggaataggagagagaatgTGGGGAGGTGAGTTCGGGAGGAGAATAATGATGTTCGAGAGCATGGTGGAGAGCGTGCTGATGTACGGAGCAGAGATatggggatggaaggaacaGGAGGAGGTGGAGAGAgtgcaagagaaatatttgagatgggtgctaggagtggacagagaaacaccagggtacatagtgagggaagaCTGCAAGGGGAGCAAGCTGAGA agagaaaagaaaaagaacgcggatgagaaggagagagagaagtactgtaggaggaacgggtatgccagCGAGGAAGTGGAAAGAGTGAGAGcggaaggaagatggatgtgtgcggagctgagcgagagggacagagatacggacaagcaagagagaagggagagaatcagAGAATCGAGGTACAACAGGGAGTGTGAGAGGTGCGTGACAGAGGATGTTCCGGTGTATCTGGGGAGAGAGAGCacgaaagaaaggaaaatgatggcgagatttagatgtgggaacgaaGAGAGAGAGAACAAGTACTGGATGGAGGAGGAGGAAAGGATGTGCAGGATGTGCCGTGAGGAGAAAGAGACGATCGAGCGCATGTGGAGAGGATGCg CCAAGGCGCCTAGCCGCGGCGGGCAACACGAGCTGGACGGgtaa
- the LOC138131070 gene encoding brachyurin-like produces the protein MKAVILVLCVSLIWVQAAQIKSKRNGGRIVGGEVANPGQFPFAAAIYVVTADSTYFCAGSLIMLQWILTAGQCVDGALLFNIRLGNTKLSTDDPNMLLLATETYFLHPDYDPLTLSNDIGLIKLRMRVYFTEYIGPTSILKNGHIEDGASVLTVGWGQTSDEVAGLSDDLRYANLVTLSHEECLAAFGTQVNEDMLCVAGNYNEGTCRGDLGSPLVEYVGPMIFAVGVSSFISSNGCESSDPSGYTRTRPYFEWLMNTTRNN, from the exons ATGAAAGCTGTTATACTCGTGTTGTGTGTTTCTTTGATTTGGGTCCAAGCTGCtcaaatcaaatcaaaaagAAATG GAGGACGAATCGTGGGTGGAGAAGTAGCAAACCCAGGTCAATTCCCTTTTGCTGCAGCTATTTACGTTGTTACTGCCGATAGCACATATTTCTGTGCGGGTTCTCTTATAATGCTGCAATGGATCCTAACTGCTGGTCAGTGTGTTGatgg AGCTTTGTTGTTTAACATTCGTCTTGGAAATACCAAGTTGAGTACTGACGATCCAAACATGTTACTATTGGCCACGGAAACTTATTTCTTGCATCCTGACTACGATCCGCTTACTTTGAGCAATGATATTGGTCTTATTAAATTGCGGATGAGAGTATATTTTACCG AATACATCGGGCCCACGAGCATTCTGAAAAATGGTCACATCGAAGACGGTGCCTCCGTTCTTACCGTTGGCTGGGGACAAACATCTGATg AAGTCGCTGGATTATCTGATGATCTTCGCTACGCCAATTTAGTCACTCTTAGTCATGAAGAATGCTTGGCTGCTTTTGGCACTCAAGTTAACGAAGACATGCTTTGTGTCGCTGGAAATTATAACGAGGGCACGTGTAGG GGTGACCTTGGCAGCCCTTTGGTTGAATATGTGGGTCCCATGATTTTCGCCGTCGGAGTTTCGAGTTTTATAAGCTCAAACGGTTGTGAAAGCTCAGATCCGTCAGGATATACAAGAACACGTCCATATTTTGAATGGTTAATGAACACTACACGTAACAATTAA